Proteins encoded within one genomic window of Citricoccus muralis:
- a CDS encoding bifunctional metallophosphatase/5'-nucleotidase — translation MSSFRHRAGAAAPLMVLALVVTPATALADTTEQPGTPDDAAGETATLTLLNFNDFHGRLNDDGLAMAKNIEAEREANPNSLLVSAGDNVGGTLFVSSASDDNPTLDFLNVLGLQASALGNHEFDQGREDLDTRIVERSAFPQLGANVLEADGEPAYEPYTLLETESGHTVAVIGAVTPETTTLVSPAGIADLTFADPVEHVNRYAEALSDGDDANGEADIIVAAYHEGVSQADPLNAPIVTDTHAAVDVIFTGHTHQEYIIDAPVPGDAERTRPVMQSGEYADHLGTVDLEISADGEVLGYTAENIASVVPESDDEYAQFEAEIAANPMLAELSSIIDDAEAVADEVGSVEMGTIQDYVTTGIREGEGGMNFDQRDLESTMGHLVADAWLYAANETETGAGEVDFGIVNPGGLRDEFPGGLRGDQSLQVPATLTVAQAVGVNPFANTLFLVDITGAQLRETLEQQWQTSASGEVPGRPFLQLGLSENVRYTYTTEVRTSGDDTVGHDTRGSNIDQIWVNDVPVLDEDVFTVALPSFLAAGGDNFRALANGHNHRDTGLIDTDAFHNYVQDGLGGEVGPRYNKQAVQLTELADEISVDGELSLTLADLGVQSFAAPDAGQLTAEIAAYPGDDAHEPLADDTYQLLGTVAVDADSASAAVSLNLAEAQLSAGTHVLRFTDATTGTVVTRTVELVGSTDDADNTGGSGTGDVTATPTPSTGGSGGSGGGSVGSDDNTDNTDNAGGADNTDGADNTSDAKTAGKDRGGALAATGAEITGLALGALLILGTGVTLFLVRRRSAH, via the coding sequence ATGTCTTCATTCCGTCACCGCGCGGGCGCTGCCGCCCCGCTGATGGTGCTGGCGCTGGTCGTCACTCCGGCCACCGCGCTGGCCGATACCACCGAACAGCCCGGCACCCCTGACGATGCAGCCGGCGAAACCGCCACGCTGACCCTGCTGAACTTCAACGATTTCCACGGTCGACTCAACGACGACGGTCTGGCGATGGCGAAGAACATCGAGGCCGAGCGCGAGGCCAACCCGAACTCGCTGCTGGTCTCCGCCGGTGACAACGTGGGCGGCACCCTGTTCGTTTCCTCCGCCAGCGACGACAACCCGACCTTGGACTTCCTGAACGTGCTGGGCCTTCAGGCCTCCGCCCTGGGTAACCACGAGTTCGATCAGGGCCGCGAAGACCTGGACACCCGCATCGTGGAGCGCTCCGCGTTCCCGCAGTTGGGCGCCAACGTGCTGGAAGCCGACGGCGAACCGGCCTACGAGCCCTACACGCTGCTGGAGACCGAATCCGGTCACACCGTCGCCGTCATCGGGGCCGTCACCCCTGAGACCACCACACTGGTCAGCCCCGCCGGCATTGCCGATCTGACGTTCGCGGATCCCGTGGAGCATGTGAACCGCTACGCTGAGGCCCTTTCGGATGGCGACGACGCCAACGGTGAAGCCGACATCATCGTCGCCGCTTACCACGAGGGAGTGAGCCAGGCTGATCCGCTCAACGCCCCGATCGTCACCGACACTCACGCCGCCGTGGACGTCATCTTCACCGGTCACACCCACCAGGAGTACATCATCGACGCCCCGGTCCCCGGTGACGCGGAGCGTACCCGCCCAGTGATGCAGTCCGGTGAGTACGCCGACCATCTCGGCACCGTCGACCTGGAGATCTCCGCCGACGGCGAGGTCCTCGGCTACACGGCCGAGAACATTGCCTCCGTGGTGCCCGAGAGCGACGACGAGTACGCCCAGTTCGAGGCGGAGATTGCCGCGAACCCGATGCTGGCCGAGCTCAGCTCTATTATCGACGACGCCGAGGCTGTGGCCGATGAGGTGGGCAGCGTCGAGATGGGCACCATTCAGGATTACGTGACCACCGGCATCCGCGAGGGCGAGGGCGGGATGAACTTCGACCAGCGCGACCTGGAGTCCACCATGGGTCACCTGGTGGCCGACGCCTGGCTGTACGCTGCGAACGAGACCGAAACCGGCGCCGGCGAGGTTGACTTCGGCATCGTCAACCCCGGTGGTCTGCGTGACGAGTTCCCGGGCGGTCTGCGCGGCGACCAGTCGCTTCAGGTTCCGGCCACACTCACCGTGGCTCAGGCCGTGGGTGTGAACCCGTTTGCTAACACCCTGTTCTTGGTGGACATCACTGGTGCGCAACTGCGCGAGACCTTGGAGCAGCAGTGGCAGACTTCGGCCTCCGGTGAAGTCCCGGGCCGTCCGTTCCTGCAGTTGGGCCTGTCGGAGAACGTGCGCTACACCTACACCACCGAGGTGCGCACCTCCGGGGACGACACCGTGGGCCACGACACTCGCGGATCGAACATCGACCAGATCTGGGTCAACGACGTTCCGGTGCTCGACGAGGACGTGTTCACCGTCGCTCTGCCGTCCTTCCTGGCGGCCGGTGGCGACAACTTTCGCGCCCTGGCCAACGGTCATAACCACCGCGACACCGGACTGATCGACACCGACGCGTTCCACAACTACGTGCAGGACGGTCTCGGCGGCGAGGTCGGCCCGCGCTACAACAAGCAGGCCGTGCAGCTGACCGAGCTGGCTGATGAAATTTCCGTCGACGGCGAACTGAGCCTGACCTTGGCCGATCTGGGCGTGCAGTCGTTCGCCGCCCCCGACGCCGGCCAACTGACCGCCGAGATCGCCGCCTACCCCGGTGACGATGCTCACGAGCCGCTGGCGGATGACACCTACCAGTTGTTGGGCACTGTGGCGGTGGATGCCGACTCCGCTTCGGCTGCCGTTTCGCTGAACCTGGCCGAGGCACAGCTGAGCGCCGGCACCCACGTGCTGCGCTTCACCGATGCCACCACTGGCACCGTCGTGACCCGCACCGTCGAGCTGGTGGGTTCCACCGACGACGCCGACAACACCGGTGGCAGTGGGACAGGCGACGTCACTGCCACCCCGACCCCGAGCACCGGCGGCTCGGGCGGTTCCGGCGGTGGTTCGGTTGGTTCGGATGACAACACCGACAACACCGACAACGCCGGTGGCGCCGACAACACGGACGGTGCAGACAACACCAGCGACGCAAAGACTGCCGGCAAGGATCGCGGCGGCGCTCTGGCCGCCACCGGTGCGGAAATCACCGGTCTGGCCCTCGGCGCGCTGCTGATCCTTGGCACCGGCGTCACCCTGTTCCTGGTGCGCCGCCGCAGCGCCCACTGA
- a CDS encoding RNA-binding S4 domain-containing protein yields the protein MSDETQPVQIRDDMIRLGQALKLANVVEDGVHARHVIEHGEVSVNDEVETRRGRQLHPGDVIVFGEERLLITHDDED from the coding sequence ATGAGCGATGAAACGCAACCGGTCCAGATCCGCGATGACATGATCCGCCTGGGCCAGGCCCTGAAGCTGGCGAATGTGGTGGAAGATGGCGTGCATGCCCGGCACGTGATCGAGCACGGTGAGGTCTCCGTGAACGACGAAGTGGAGACCCGCCGCGGGCGCCAGCTGCACCCCGGCGATGTGATCGTCTTCGGTGAGGAACGTCTCCTGATCACCCACGACGACGAAGACTGA
- a CDS encoding glycine--tRNA ligase, translated as MAAPSTLDQVISLAKRRGFVFQAGEIYGGSRSAWDYGPLGVELKENIKQQWWNTFVRSRADMVGLDSSIILPRDVWKASGHVETFTDPLIECTSCHRRHRQDHLQEAYQAKKGSWPETMDDVVCPDCGTRGQWTEPQLFSGLVKTYLGPVDNEEGLHYMRPETAQGIFVNFLNVVNAARKKPPFGIGQIGKAFRNEITPGNFIFRTREFEQMEIEYFVHPDEAGTHFDTWVEDCWNWFVDLGINPDHLRKFDVPADERAHYSDGTIDLEYKFGFQGSEWGELMGIANRTDYDLGQHTQHSGTKMQYFDQGSGERYTPYVIEPSFGLTRSMMAFLVDAYAEDEAPNTKGGVDVRTVLKLDPRLAPVKAAVLPLSKKEELAPTAQNLAAELRKNWNIDYDESGAIGRRYRRQDEIGTPFCITVDFDTLEDQAVTIRERDTMNQERVGLTQVRSWLAERLSR; from the coding sequence ATGGCTGCACCGTCCACTCTCGACCAGGTGATCTCTCTGGCCAAGCGCCGGGGATTCGTGTTCCAGGCCGGTGAAATCTACGGCGGTTCGCGCTCGGCCTGGGATTATGGGCCCTTAGGTGTGGAGCTGAAGGAAAACATCAAGCAGCAGTGGTGGAACACTTTTGTCCGCTCCCGCGCAGACATGGTGGGGCTGGATTCTTCCATCATTCTGCCGCGCGATGTGTGGAAGGCCTCCGGTCACGTGGAGACCTTCACCGACCCGCTGATCGAGTGCACCTCCTGCCACCGCCGCCACCGTCAGGACCACCTGCAGGAGGCCTACCAGGCGAAGAAGGGCAGCTGGCCGGAGACCATGGACGATGTCGTCTGCCCCGACTGCGGCACCCGAGGCCAGTGGACCGAACCGCAGCTGTTCTCCGGGCTTGTCAAGACCTACCTGGGCCCCGTGGATAACGAAGAGGGCCTGCACTACATGCGCCCGGAAACCGCCCAGGGCATCTTCGTAAACTTCCTCAACGTGGTCAACGCCGCCCGCAAGAAGCCGCCGTTCGGCATCGGCCAGATTGGTAAGGCGTTCCGCAACGAGATCACCCCGGGTAACTTCATCTTCCGCACCCGAGAATTCGAGCAGATGGAGATCGAGTACTTCGTGCACCCGGACGAGGCCGGCACCCACTTCGACACCTGGGTGGAAGACTGCTGGAACTGGTTTGTGGACCTGGGCATCAACCCGGACCACCTGCGCAAGTTCGACGTCCCCGCCGACGAGCGCGCCCACTACTCCGACGGCACCATCGACCTGGAGTATAAGTTCGGGTTCCAGGGCTCCGAATGGGGCGAGCTGATGGGTATCGCCAACCGCACCGACTACGACTTGGGTCAGCACACTCAGCACTCGGGCACGAAGATGCAGTACTTCGACCAGGGCTCCGGGGAACGCTACACCCCGTACGTCATCGAGCCCAGCTTCGGTCTGACCCGCTCCATGATGGCGTTTTTGGTGGATGCCTACGCCGAGGACGAGGCGCCCAACACCAAGGGCGGCGTCGACGTGCGTACCGTGCTGAAGCTGGATCCGCGCCTGGCTCCGGTGAAGGCCGCTGTGCTGCCGCTGTCCAAGAAGGAAGAGCTGGCGCCGACCGCCCAGAACCTGGCCGCCGAACTGCGCAAGAACTGGAATATCGACTACGACGAGTCGGGTGCAATCGGACGCCGCTACCGCCGCCAGGACGAGATCGGCACGCCGTTCTGCATCACCGTCGACTTCGACACCCTGGAAGACCAAGCGGTGACGATTCGTGAGCGCGACACCATGAACCAGGAGCGCGTGGGGCTGACCCAGGTGCGGAGCTGGCTGGCGGAGCGCCTGAGCCGATGA
- a CDS encoding GNAT family N-acetyltransferase produces the protein MSITLRPWQDGDDLRLLEIFGDAENPQQHQDRALLRAASDTPFTRCLVAEDAGVPVAAAVVSASAVHPQRLWFYAETAASERRRGIATTLLTALREEIGATSVDVPSALKTRFAEPSPGTEGFLTAQGFAPIQTSRRVVVGPGSLAVPEFTEDGLQLQDLATGSVELTGMVQRFYEATHEWDPAQVSLGRIQQLLLAPETGAGGAVVLRDRPQAAGGRILSFAVSYSAMRDDEHITEVLLGWNPDLSETEAQFALAGLLAMLTTQHPVELEVDESMVPLLPIIDGLIHTGHARETLTTRILATDA, from the coding sequence ATGAGCATCACGCTGCGCCCGTGGCAGGACGGCGACGACCTGCGCTTGTTGGAAATTTTCGGCGACGCCGAGAACCCGCAGCAGCATCAGGACCGGGCGCTGTTGCGGGCGGCATCGGACACCCCTTTCACCCGCTGTCTAGTGGCCGAGGACGCCGGGGTGCCGGTGGCTGCCGCCGTCGTGTCGGCCTCGGCGGTGCACCCTCAGCGGCTCTGGTTCTATGCGGAGACTGCCGCGTCGGAACGCCGTCGTGGGATCGCCACTACGCTGCTGACCGCACTGCGCGAGGAGATCGGCGCGACGTCGGTCGATGTTCCGTCCGCGCTGAAAACGAGGTTCGCCGAGCCGTCCCCGGGTACAGAGGGCTTCCTCACCGCTCAGGGTTTCGCCCCCATCCAGACCTCGCGGCGCGTGGTGGTGGGTCCCGGGTCTCTGGCCGTGCCCGAATTCACCGAGGACGGGCTCCAATTGCAGGACCTGGCCACCGGTTCGGTGGAGCTGACCGGCATGGTGCAGCGTTTCTACGAGGCCACCCACGAGTGGGATCCGGCGCAGGTGAGCCTGGGTCGAATCCAGCAACTCCTGCTCGCGCCCGAGACCGGTGCCGGCGGTGCGGTGGTGCTGCGTGACAGGCCCCAGGCCGCCGGGGGGCGGATTCTCTCCTTTGCGGTGTCCTACTCGGCGATGCGCGACGACGAACACATCACTGAGGTGCTGCTGGGCTGGAACCCGGACCTTTCCGAGACCGAGGCGCAGTTCGCCCTGGCCGGTTTGCTGGCCATGCTCACCACGCAGCACCCGGTGGAGCTGGAAGTGGATGAGTCGATGGTCCCGCTGCTGCCGATCATCGACGGACTGATTCATACTGGTCACGCCCGGGAAACGCTCACCACGAGGATCCTCGCCACCGATGCCTGA
- a CDS encoding YibE/F family protein: protein MPEAPEQQGHEGHGHGLPAGPSADWLLGGSRSSRRRVTVALTAILAPLTVLLIGAMFVLWPSGSYQELSLDNPYGTAEGFSMVNSTVTDTLPRDCTGQTGVLDTSQGTTTQMPDGTELSCIYAVVDVDDSADLPADSHEQAYVEIPPDITASMDVEPGDRLRVIILNGLSEIDGYEEAVFVDFQRTVPVALLAGLYALVVLAVARWRGLRSIIGLVLSFGVIFGFMIPALLEGGPPLWVGLVGCCLIMVVVLYFAHGFSLRTTTALLGTLLGLGLTALLALWGTEAAYLVGLGEEYSYILASVVPEVRLSGIVLCGLLIAGLGVLNDVTITQSSAVWELQAANPRTSSRELFAAGMRIGRDHIASTVYTIAFAYAGAAMPALMVISLYDRSLLETLTSGEMVEEVVRILIGSIGLVLAIPITTGIAVVVAKAVAQDDAHPVPSPDDEIQAPRPSGPSRS from the coding sequence ATGCCTGAGGCGCCGGAACAGCAGGGTCACGAGGGCCACGGGCACGGGTTGCCCGCCGGCCCCTCAGCCGACTGGCTGCTCGGCGGGAGTCGATCGTCCCGGCGTCGGGTCACCGTGGCGCTCACCGCCATTCTGGCCCCGCTGACCGTGCTGCTCATCGGGGCGATGTTCGTGCTCTGGCCCTCCGGGTCTTACCAGGAGCTCTCGCTGGATAATCCGTACGGCACCGCCGAGGGATTCAGCATGGTCAACTCCACCGTCACCGACACGCTGCCCCGGGACTGCACCGGCCAGACCGGAGTGCTGGATACCTCCCAGGGCACCACCACCCAGATGCCCGACGGCACGGAGCTGTCCTGCATCTACGCCGTCGTCGATGTGGACGACAGCGCGGATCTGCCCGCGGACAGCCACGAGCAGGCCTATGTCGAAATTCCTCCGGACATCACCGCCTCTATGGACGTGGAACCCGGCGACCGGCTGCGCGTGATTATCCTGAACGGGCTCTCCGAGATCGACGGGTACGAGGAAGCGGTGTTCGTCGACTTCCAGCGCACCGTGCCGGTGGCGTTGCTGGCCGGACTCTACGCGCTCGTCGTGTTGGCGGTGGCTCGGTGGCGGGGCCTGCGCTCGATCATCGGGCTGGTGCTATCCTTCGGCGTTATCTTCGGATTCATGATTCCGGCTCTGCTGGAGGGTGGACCGCCGCTTTGGGTAGGCCTGGTGGGTTGCTGCCTGATCATGGTGGTGGTGCTCTACTTTGCCCACGGTTTCTCGTTACGTACGACGACGGCGCTGCTCGGCACCCTGCTCGGGCTGGGGTTGACCGCGCTGCTGGCCCTGTGGGGGACCGAAGCTGCCTATCTCGTGGGCCTGGGGGAGGAATACTCCTATATTCTGGCGTCCGTGGTGCCGGAGGTTCGGCTGTCGGGCATCGTGCTGTGCGGCCTGCTGATTGCCGGACTCGGGGTGCTCAACGATGTGACCATCACCCAGTCTTCGGCGGTGTGGGAGCTCCAGGCGGCGAACCCGAGGACGTCTTCACGCGAGCTGTTTGCCGCGGGGATGCGCATCGGTCGTGACCACATCGCCTCCACCGTGTACACCATCGCGTTCGCCTACGCGGGGGCGGCGATGCCGGCGCTGATGGTGATTTCGCTGTACGACCGGTCCCTGCTGGAGACCTTGACCTCGGGGGAGATGGTCGAAGAGGTGGTGCGGATTCTGATCGGCTCGATCGGGCTGGTGCTGGCGATCCCGATCACCACCGGCATCGCCGTCGTCGTTGCCAAAGCCGTGGCCCAGGATGACGCGCATCCTGTGCCGTCACCGGATGACGAAATTCAGGCGCCGAGGCCTTCCGGCCCGTCCAGGTCATAG